A window of Lytechinus variegatus isolate NC3 chromosome 15, Lvar_3.0, whole genome shotgun sequence contains these coding sequences:
- the LOC121428732 gene encoding uncharacterized protein LOC121428732: MANSFSILLSYIDNLLWGCTQLFYAIVFIINFNYQLVMSIYRCIVQLWALSIQTVLYTANAFVFSIEFLAGLPVRSYHMGKYLIELVQNLMSNAIQGFMSWSWEALVYTGELLGNIVKNLLLAFMSIWTQFLNLVVFQFTLLADLFTSLIGSTYSHMKEAQENTVHLMHSVGSDTRECVQGVCSLIYQFFITGVAYPISFVNACTKNMIDGLYIFMSILKAIEEFVLGIFEDVIELLYSSISIIMNVFYDIVNAFKEISTFFINVIDYVGQALIDSVDSAAEAYSSLTLFVGKNWVALLALALCVFVVWVTIYMNGQHERNIQHIIHDLTRLVNNFTQSRSRNVNREPLRPEGHLHQDVLPEDQQQGDLDVLNEAEENRDDVLDQDVPAGAVGGLGDHPGPSRSTHHTPYSFRSRPFTPSGEPAEGSGSVECLVSKLKNRLSEEQERQACVVCLDAVKNTLFMPCRHLCVCVPCADRIVSNDDIYMRICPLCRSRIGSIVEVYS; the protein is encoded by the coding sequence ATGGCTAACTCTTTCTCCATCCTGTTGTCATACATTGACAACCTTCTATGGGGTTGCACACAACTATTTTATGcgattgtcttcatcatcaatTTCAACTACCAGCTCGTGATGAGTATATATAGATGCATTGTCCAACTATGGGCGCTGTCAATACAAACTGTGCTGTATACTGCCAATGCTTTTGTGTTCAGCATCGAGTTCCTTGCCGGGTTACCGGTCCGGAGTTACCACATGGGAAAGTACCTGATTGAACTAGTCCAGAACCTGATGAGCAATGCAATTCAAGGTTTTATGTCATGGTCCTGGGAAGCTCTTGTGTACACTGGGGAGTTGCTGGGAAACATCGTTAAGAATCTACTGTTAGCATTCATGAGTATTTGGACTCAGTTTTTAAATCTAGTCGTCTTCCAGTTTACCCTGCTTGCTGATCTTTTCACTTCACTGATTGGATCGACCTACAGTCATATGAAAGAAGCTCAAGAAAACACTGTACATCTCATGCACAGTGTTGGAAGTGATACCAGAGAATGTGTGCAAGGTGTCTGCAGCCTAATCTACCAGTTCTTCATCACTGGAGTAGCCTACCCTATTTCATTTGTAAATGCTTGCACCAAAAATATGATCGATGGACTGTATATCTTTATGAGCATATTGAAGGCTATAGAAGAGTTTGTTCTTGGAATTTTTGAAGATGTGATCGAGTTGTTGTATTCAAGCATCAGCATCATTATGAATGTTTTTTATGATATTGTGAATGCTTTCAAAGAAATATCCACATTCTTTATCAATGTAATAGACTATGTTGGCCAAGCTCTGATTGACTCTGTTGATAGTGCTGCAGAAGCATACTCATCACTTACTTTGTTCGTTGGAAAGAACTGGGTCGCCCTCTTGGCTCTAGCTCTCTGTGTATTCGTGGTGTGGGTTACTATCTATATGAACGGACAACACGAGAGAAATATCCAACACATCATCCATGATCTCACTCGGCTAGTGAATAACTTCACACAATCTAGATCACGCAATGTCAACAGAGAACCCCTGAGACCTGAAGGTCATCTTCACCAGGATGTTCTTCCTGAAGATCAGCAGCAAGGTGACCTTGATGTTCTTAATGAAGCAGAAGAGAATAGAGATGATGTCTTGGATCAGGATGTACCAGCAGGTGCAGTAGGAGGTTTAGGAGACCATCCTGGTCCAAGCCGATCAACCCACCACACACCATACTCATTTCGATCACGGCCATTCACACCGTCGGGTGAACCCGCTGAAGGAAGTGGCTCGGTTGAATGTCTTGTGAGTAAACTTAAGAACAGATTAAGCGAGGAACAGGAAAGACAAGCATGTGTGGTATGTCTGGATGCAGTGAAGAATACACTCTTCATGCCATGTCGTCACCTGTGTGTCTGCGTACCCTGTGCAGACAGAATAGTCAGTAATGATGACATATATATGCGGATCTGTCCTCTGTGTAGATCTAGGATTGGATCGATTGTTGAGGTTTATAGTTGA
- the LOC121429266 gene encoding synaptotagmin-5-like, producing the protein MEVYLIIASISAALTLGIVLTVLVCVCYIKTPGKMRKDKESESDFEAHPPLFLSEPPNSDDDFTPGMKLPPFRRFDSSIDGSESTTSSSTPPLSLYPASFTIPRAPSSTISDLSIEKAQPPVSPRTPSMSRKLDPSQLDPSSHMYKEMSSPPRKISQEGPPLGIMNFSLKYNSEMGLLTVRLIQARNLQPRDFSGTADPYCKVCVLPHASKTLQSKVHRKTVFPEFRESFVFEIPELDIHRQTVRVYLNDYDQFSRDECIGIVDLPLAHVDLTEKLEVWKGIRTPPSVCTTLCPSHILGDLMFSLSYLPSAERLTVVILKARNLRTVNTAEGKQTADPYVKVSIFYMSKRLKKKKTSTQHGTRSPVFNEALVFNVDTDFLQHLTIEFQVIHENRFGQNEVLGKAVVGPGTGGEELAHWNDMIRSGNKPVASWHCLLP; encoded by the exons ATGGAAGTCTACCTCATAATCGCCTCCATCTCGGCTGCTTTAACCCTGGGGATCGTTCTCACTGTCCTCGTCTGCGTGTGCTACATTAAAACGCCTGGGAAGATGAGAAAGGATAAAGAAAGCGAGAGTGATTTCGAAGCGCATCCTCCATTGTTTCTTAGCGAACCACCAAACTCAGACGATGACTTCACACCGGGAATGAAACTCCCGCCTTTTAGACGATTTGATAGTTCTATTGACGG GTCAGAATCAACGACTTCCTCTTCCACGCCTCCTCTATCTCTTTATCCCGCAAGCTTTACCATACCCCGAG CACCTTCGAGCACCATAAGTGATCTATCCATCGAGAAGGCACAGCCACCAGTCAGCCCAAGGACGCCCTCTATGAGTAGAAAACTTGATCCATCCCAACTCGACCCAAGCTCTCACATGTACAAAGAAATGTCG TCTCCACCTCGGAAAATATCCCAGGAAGGGCCCCCGTTAGGCATCATGAACTTCTCTCTAAAATACAACTCTGAGATGGGTCTACTAACAGTAAGACTGATCCAAGCTCGTAATCTTCAGCCTAGAGATTTTAGCGGGACGGCCGATCCTTACTGCAAAGTGTGCGTTTTACCACATGCATCTAAAACGTTACAAAGCAAG GTTCACCGGAAAACGGTATTCCCGGAATTTCGGGAAAGTTTCGTCTTTGAGATACCCGAACTAGATATACATCGGCAGACGGTGCGTGTTTATTTGAACGATTACGATCAATTCTCGCGGGACGAGTGTATTGGTATCGTCGACCTACCCTTGGCGCACGTGGATCTGACTGAGAAACTGGAGGTGTGGAAAGGAATCCGGACCCCGCCTTCTGTATGCACTACTCTG TGCCCGTCTCATATTCTTGGTGATCTGATGTTCTCTCTGTCCTACCTGCCAAGTGCTGAACGTCTTACAGTGGTCATTCTTAAAGCAAGGAACCTACGCACCGTCAACACCGCCGAGGGAAAGCAAACTGCTG ATCCATACGTGAAGGTTTCAATTTTCTACATGAGTAAGCgactgaagaagaagaagacttcGACACAGCATGGAACGCGATCTCCTGTATTCAATGAGGCACTCGTCTTCAATGTCGACACGGACTTCTTACAGCATCTTACaatcgagtttcaggtcatccACGAGAACAGATTCGGACAAAACGAG gtTTTGGGTAAAGCCGTGGTTGGGCCAGGTACTGGAGGGGAAGAGCTGGCTCACTGGAATGACATGATTCGGTCCGGTAACAAACCTGTGGCTAGCTGGCACTGTCTTCTACCATGA